From one Streptomyces sp. ICC1 genomic stretch:
- a CDS encoding RNA polymerase sigma factor, whose product MSASTSRTLPPEIADSESVMALIERGKAEGQIAGDDVRRAFEADQIPATQWKNVLRSLNQILEEEGVTLMVSAAESPKRTTRKSVAAKSPVKRTATEPVAKKAAAKTAAAPAEAAEAAEQALLTVDALAEGTATEPAAKKAAAKKTTAKKAAPAKKTAAKKTAAKKTAGKKDADDGDEEGTEDGSAEAKGESDEDEEGGENKGFVISDDEDDAPAQQVVVAGATADPVKDYLKQIGKVPLLNAEQEVELAKRIEAGLFGEDKLANSDKLAPKLKRELEIIAEDGRRAKNHLLEANLRLVVSLAKRYTGRGMLFLDLIQEGNLGLIRAVEKFDYTKGYKFSTYATWWIRQAITRAMADQARTIRIPVHMVEVINKLARVQRQMLQDLGREPTPEELAKELDMTPEKVIEVQKYGREPISLHTPLGEDGDSEFGDLIEDSEAVVPADAVSFTLLQEQLHSVLDTLSEREAGVVSMRFGLTDGQPKTLDEIGKVYGVTRERIRQIESKTMSKLRHPSRSQVLRDYLD is encoded by the coding sequence GGCCGAGGGGCAGATCGCCGGCGATGACGTGCGTCGGGCCTTCGAGGCTGACCAGATTCCTGCGACCCAGTGGAAGAATGTTCTGCGCAGCCTCAACCAGATCCTCGAGGAAGAGGGTGTGACGCTGATGGTCAGTGCCGCGGAGTCGCCCAAGCGCACCACCCGCAAGAGCGTCGCAGCGAAGAGCCCCGTCAAGCGGACGGCGACCGAACCCGTTGCCAAGAAGGCGGCGGCGAAAACGGCGGCCGCGCCGGCGGAGGCCGCGGAGGCCGCGGAGCAGGCTCTGCTGACCGTGGACGCCCTCGCGGAGGGGACCGCGACCGAACCCGCCGCCAAGAAGGCGGCGGCGAAGAAGACGACGGCCAAGAAGGCCGCGCCCGCCAAGAAGACCGCGGCCAAGAAGACCGCCGCGAAGAAGACCGCGGGCAAGAAGGACGCCGACGACGGCGATGAAGAGGGCACGGAGGACGGTTCCGCCGAGGCCAAGGGCGAGTCCGACGAGGACGAGGAAGGCGGGGAGAACAAGGGCTTCGTCATCTCGGACGACGAGGACGACGCCCCCGCCCAGCAGGTCGTCGTGGCCGGCGCCACCGCCGACCCCGTCAAGGACTACCTCAAGCAGATCGGCAAGGTCCCCCTCCTCAACGCCGAGCAGGAGGTCGAGCTCGCCAAGCGCATCGAGGCCGGGCTCTTCGGCGAGGACAAGCTCGCCAACTCCGACAAGCTGGCGCCCAAGCTCAAGCGCGAGCTGGAGATCATCGCCGAGGACGGCCGCCGCGCCAAGAACCACCTGCTGGAGGCCAACCTCCGCCTCGTGGTCTCGCTGGCCAAGCGCTACACCGGCCGCGGCATGCTCTTCCTGGACCTGATCCAGGAGGGCAACCTGGGTCTGATCCGTGCGGTCGAGAAGTTCGACTACACCAAGGGCTACAAGTTCTCCACGTACGCCACGTGGTGGATCCGGCAGGCGATCACCCGCGCCATGGCCGACCAGGCCCGCACCATCCGCATCCCGGTGCACATGGTCGAAGTGATCAACAAGCTGGCCCGCGTCCAGCGCCAGATGCTCCAGGACCTGGGCCGCGAGCCCACCCCGGAGGAACTGGCCAAGGAACTCGACATGACCCCCGAGAAGGTCATCGAGGTCCAGAAGTACGGTCGCGAGCCGATCTCCCTGCACACCCCGCTGGGCGAGGACGGCGACAGCGAGTTCGGCGACCTCATCGAGGACTCCGAGGCGGTCGTCCCGGCCGACGCCGTGAGCTTCACGCTGCTGCAGGAACAGCTCCACTCCGTGCTCGACACGCTGAGCGAGCGCGAGGCGGGCGTGGTCTCCATGCGCTTCGGCCTCACGGACGGCCAGCCCAAGACCCTCGACGAGATCGGCAAGGTCTACGGGGTGACGCGCGAGCGCATCCGCCAGATCGAGTCGAAGACCATGTCGAAGCTCCGTCACCCCTCCCGGTCCCAGGTCCTGCGCGACTACCTGGACTGA
- a CDS encoding serine protease: MRRPFARVLAGALTLVAGAAAAPLSQAPRAAADSVVIGGKPVKVADAPWVVALASRDRFGGTRGGQFCGGVLVAPTKVLTAAHCLARQVLGGPVDSVRDFRVITGRTELRAAEGREIAVRSARVNPGYDPASNAGDLAVLELDEAVPPQYVLPMAGAGHPAYGAGTDAAVYGWGDTSGFGDYAYALRAARVTVLADEVCGRAYPGDADGQYRADSMVCAGDREGGKDACQGDSGGPLVAQGRLIGLVSWGRGCGRADSPGVYTRIAPLLGFVAELANGPEAAQAKRERPEVRAGLGVGVRPAQGPGRAPVAEDWPPSRR, encoded by the coding sequence ATGCGTCGTCCCTTTGCCCGTGTCCTGGCGGGCGCGCTGACCCTGGTGGCGGGAGCGGCGGCGGCGCCGCTGAGCCAGGCGCCGCGAGCCGCGGCGGACAGCGTGGTGATAGGCGGAAAGCCGGTCAAGGTGGCGGACGCCCCGTGGGTCGTGGCCCTCGCGAGCCGTGACCGGTTCGGGGGTACGCGGGGCGGACAGTTCTGCGGGGGTGTGCTCGTCGCCCCGACCAAGGTGCTGACCGCGGCGCACTGCCTGGCGCGCCAGGTGCTCGGCGGCCCGGTCGACTCGGTCCGAGACTTCCGGGTGATCACCGGGCGTACGGAGCTGCGCGCCGCCGAGGGGCGGGAGATCGCGGTGCGCTCCGCCCGGGTGAACCCCGGCTACGACCCCGCCAGCAACGCGGGCGACCTGGCCGTACTGGAACTGGACGAAGCCGTGCCGCCGCAGTACGTACTGCCGATGGCCGGCGCCGGGCATCCGGCGTACGGGGCGGGAACGGACGCGGCCGTGTACGGCTGGGGCGACACGAGCGGATTCGGCGACTACGCCTACGCGCTGCGGGCCGCCAGGGTGACGGTGCTGGCGGACGAGGTGTGCGGGCGGGCCTACCCCGGGGACGCCGACGGGCAGTACCGGGCCGACTCCATGGTGTGCGCGGGGGACCGCGAGGGCGGCAAGGACGCCTGCCAGGGGGACAGCGGCGGGCCGCTGGTGGCCCAGGGCAGGCTCATCGGACTGGTGTCCTGGGGGCGCGGCTGCGGGCGCGCCGACAGCCCGGGGGTGTACACGCGGATCGCACCGCTGCTCGGCTTCGTCGCCGAGCTCGCCAACGGCCCGGAGGCGGCCCAGGCGAAGCGGGAGCGCCCTGAGGTCCGCGCGGGCCTGGGGGTGGGCGTACGGCCCGCTCAGGGGCCCGGAAGGGCCCCCGTGGCGGAAGACTGGCCCCCGTCCAGGCGCTGA
- a CDS encoding DNA topoisomerase IV subunit B: MTADTSVPSSALLTGADRDGSNYTARHLLVLEGLEAVRKRPGMYIGSTDSRGLMHCLWEIIDNSVDEALGGYCDHIEVILHEDASVEVRDNGRGIPVDVEPKTGLSGVEVVLTKLHAGGKFGGGSYAASGGLHGVGASVVNALSARLDVEVDRGSSTHAISFRRGVPGMFTEQGPDSPFDPANGLRKGKRVAKGKTGTRIRYWADRQIFLKDAKLTLDTLYQRARQTAFLVPGLTIVVRDERALEGSGKTEETFRFDGGISEFCEYLAQDKAACDILRLTGTGVFKETVPVLDDRGHMTPTEVTRELGVDIALRWGTGYETNVKSFVNIIATPKGGTHISGFERSITKTVNEVLRSAKLLRVAEDDVVKDDAMEGMTAVVTVRLAEPQFEGQTKEVLGTSAATRIVAAVVAKELKAFLTSTKRDDKQQARAVMEKIVAAARTRIAARQHKEAQRRKTALETSSLPAKLADCRSDDVERSELFIVEGDSALGTAKLARNSEFQALLPIRGKILNVQKSSVSDMLKNAECGAIIQVIGAGSGRTFDIDAARYGKIVLLVDADVDGAHIRCLLLTLFQRYMRPMVEAGRVFAAVPPLHRIELVQPKKGQDKYVYTYSDNELRQNLLEYQRKNIRYKDSIQRYKGLGEMDADQLAETTMDPRFRTLRRINIGDLDSAESVFDLLMGNEVAPRKEFITSSAATLDRSRIDA; the protein is encoded by the coding sequence GTGACCGCCGACACGTCCGTGCCTTCCAGCGCACTGCTGACCGGAGCAGACCGGGACGGCTCCAACTACACCGCGCGGCACCTGCTCGTCCTCGAAGGCCTCGAGGCCGTCCGCAAGCGCCCCGGCATGTATATCGGGTCCACCGACAGCCGTGGCCTCATGCACTGCCTCTGGGAGATCATCGACAATTCCGTCGACGAGGCCCTGGGCGGCTACTGCGACCACATCGAGGTGATCCTCCACGAGGACGCCTCCGTGGAGGTCCGGGACAACGGCCGCGGCATCCCCGTGGACGTGGAGCCCAAGACCGGCCTGTCCGGGGTCGAGGTCGTCCTGACCAAGCTGCACGCCGGCGGAAAGTTCGGCGGCGGTTCCTACGCCGCCTCCGGCGGCCTGCACGGCGTCGGCGCCTCCGTGGTCAACGCCCTCTCCGCCCGACTCGACGTCGAGGTCGACCGGGGCAGCTCCACGCACGCCATCAGCTTCCGGCGCGGCGTCCCCGGCATGTTCACGGAGCAGGGCCCCGACAGCCCGTTCGATCCCGCCAACGGCCTGCGCAAGGGCAAGCGGGTCGCCAAGGGCAAGACCGGCACCCGGATCCGCTACTGGGCCGACCGCCAGATCTTCCTCAAGGACGCCAAGCTCACGCTGGACACGCTGTACCAGCGCGCCCGCCAGACGGCCTTCCTCGTGCCCGGCCTGACCATCGTCGTGCGCGACGAGCGCGCCCTGGAAGGGTCCGGCAAGACCGAGGAGACCTTCCGCTTCGACGGGGGCATCAGCGAGTTCTGCGAGTACCTCGCCCAGGACAAGGCGGCCTGCGACATCCTGCGCCTGACCGGCACGGGCGTCTTCAAGGAGACCGTCCCGGTCCTCGACGACCGCGGCCACATGACGCCCACCGAGGTCACCCGCGAGCTCGGCGTCGACATCGCCCTGCGCTGGGGCACGGGCTACGAGACGAACGTCAAGTCGTTCGTGAACATCATCGCCACCCCCAAGGGCGGCACCCACATCTCCGGCTTCGAGCGCTCGATCACCAAGACCGTGAACGAGGTCCTGCGCTCGGCGAAGCTGCTGCGCGTCGCCGAGGACGACGTGGTCAAGGACGACGCGATGGAGGGCATGACGGCCGTCGTCACCGTCCGCCTCGCCGAGCCGCAGTTCGAGGGCCAGACCAAGGAGGTCCTCGGCACCTCGGCGGCCACCCGGATCGTCGCGGCCGTCGTCGCCAAGGAGCTCAAGGCCTTCCTGACCTCCACCAAGCGCGACGACAAGCAGCAGGCCCGCGCCGTGATGGAGAAGATCGTCGCGGCCGCCCGGACCCGGATCGCCGCCCGTCAGCACAAGGAGGCGCAGCGCCGCAAGACCGCGCTGGAGACCTCCTCGCTGCCCGCGAAGCTGGCCGACTGCCGCAGCGACGACGTGGAGCGCAGCGAGCTGTTCATCGTCGAGGGGGACTCGGCCCTGGGCACCGCCAAGCTCGCGCGCAATTCCGAGTTCCAGGCGCTGCTGCCCATCCGCGGCAAGATCCTCAACGTCCAGAAGTCCTCGGTCTCGGACATGCTCAAGAACGCCGAGTGCGGGGCGATCATCCAGGTCATAGGAGCCGGCTCGGGCCGGACCTTCGACATCGACGCCGCCCGGTACGGGAAGATCGTCCTGCTCGTCGACGCCGATGTGGACGGCGCGCACATCCGCTGCCTGCTGCTCACGCTCTTCCAGCGCTACATGCGCCCGATGGTCGAGGCGGGCCGGGTCTTCGCCGCCGTGCCGCCCCTGCACCGGATCGAGCTCGTCCAGCCGAAGAAGGGCCAGGACAAGTACGTCTACACGTACTCGGACAACGAGCTGCGCCAGAACCTGCTGGAGTACCAGCGCAAGAACATCCGCTACAAGGACTCGATCCAGCGCTACAAGGGTCTCGGCGAGATGGACGCGGACCAGTTGGCGGAGACCACCATGGATCCCCGCTTCCGCACCCTGCGCCGGATCAACATCGGCGACCTGGACTCGGCCGAGTCGGTCTTCGACCTGCTCATGGGCAATGAGGTGGCCCCGCGCAAGGAGTTCATCACCAGCTCCGCCGCCACCTTGGACCGCTCCCGGATCGACGCCTGA
- a CDS encoding DUF485 domain-containing protein encodes MDKHEGRDAGTIRLDDPWYDALAVGWGEGAGAGVGAGPGGSAGEGAETSPPRSAPGGPHAPGASDIYLEVQRSAAFQEVRSRYRRFVVPATAGFFLWYVAYVIAATTAPGMMARPVVGSVNVALLAGLGQFLSTFVLTWAYARHARLRRDRAALDLRWTVFEQEQVRRADAGERTRARGAGR; translated from the coding sequence GTGGACAAGCACGAAGGTCGTGATGCCGGAACGATCCGGCTGGACGACCCCTGGTACGACGCGCTGGCCGTCGGATGGGGCGAGGGCGCGGGTGCCGGCGTAGGCGCGGGGCCCGGCGGATCGGCCGGCGAGGGTGCGGAAACGTCACCGCCGCGCTCCGCCCCAGGAGGTCCGCACGCGCCCGGCGCGTCCGACATCTACCTCGAAGTGCAGCGCAGCGCGGCCTTCCAGGAGGTGCGCAGCCGCTACCGAAGGTTCGTCGTCCCCGCGACCGCCGGGTTCTTCCTCTGGTACGTCGCCTACGTGATCGCGGCCACCACGGCGCCCGGCATGATGGCCCGGCCCGTGGTCGGCTCCGTCAACGTGGCCCTGCTCGCGGGCCTCGGCCAGTTCCTCAGCACCTTCGTGCTGACCTGGGCCTACGCCCGGCACGCGCGGCTCAGGCGCGACCGGGCCGCCCTGGACCTGCGCTGGACGGTCTTCGAACAGGAGCAGGTCCGCCGGGCGGACGCCGGGGAGCGCACCCGGGCGCGGGGGGCGGGCCGGTGA
- a CDS encoding cation acetate symporter, whose protein sequence is MTTEHQTLALLLFSVFIAVTLGITTWVSRNRHGSAEEFYAGGRLFSPMENGFAIAGDYMSAASFLGISGLIALFGYDGLLYSVGFLVAWLVVLFLVAELVRNCGRFTLADVVAARMSERPVRIAAGTSSVVVSVLYLIAQMVGAGSLVGLLLSDSGRTARTLTVIGVGALMVIYVSFGGMRATTWIQIVKAVLLMGGAITLTVLVLLRFHGNFDQLLSSAAERSGYGDRFLGPGLKYGGDWTARFDFMSLGLALVLGTAGLPHILSRFYTVPTARAARRSVVWAIGLIGGFYLMTIVLGFGAAALLGPEQVKASNASGNTAVPLLAAFLGGGAESTGGAVLFAFVAAIAFATILAVVAGITLASSASVAHDLYASLKRRHARQRSEVTVARVAAVGIGAVAIALGLLAQDLNVAFLVGLAFAVAASANLPVLLYSLFWRGFTTRGAVWSVYGGLVPAVLLVVLSPVVSGSPESLFPGVDFQYFPLQNPGLVSIPLGFLAGWLGTVTSAEEPDERRHAETEVRSLTGAGAV, encoded by the coding sequence GTGACCACCGAGCACCAGACCCTGGCGCTGCTGCTGTTCAGCGTCTTCATCGCCGTCACCCTGGGGATCACCACGTGGGTGAGCCGAAACCGGCACGGTTCGGCGGAGGAGTTCTACGCGGGCGGGCGGCTCTTCTCCCCGATGGAGAACGGTTTCGCCATCGCCGGCGACTACATGTCCGCGGCTTCCTTCCTCGGCATCTCCGGCCTGATCGCGCTCTTCGGCTACGACGGCCTCCTGTACTCGGTGGGCTTCCTCGTCGCCTGGCTGGTCGTGCTGTTCCTCGTCGCCGAACTCGTCCGCAACTGCGGCCGCTTCACCCTCGCCGACGTGGTCGCCGCGCGGATGAGCGAGAGGCCGGTGCGGATCGCGGCGGGGACCTCCTCGGTCGTCGTCTCCGTGCTCTACCTCATCGCGCAGATGGTCGGCGCGGGCAGCCTGGTCGGCCTGCTGCTGTCCGATTCGGGCCGGACCGCACGGACGCTGACCGTGATCGGGGTCGGCGCCCTCATGGTCATCTACGTGTCCTTCGGCGGAATGCGGGCCACGACCTGGATCCAGATCGTCAAGGCCGTCCTGCTGATGGGCGGGGCGATCACGCTGACCGTGCTGGTGCTGCTGCGCTTCCACGGGAACTTCGACCAGCTGCTCAGCAGCGCCGCCGAGCGCAGCGGTTACGGGGACCGCTTCCTGGGCCCCGGGCTCAAGTACGGCGGCGACTGGACGGCCCGCTTCGACTTCATGAGCCTCGGACTCGCGCTGGTCCTCGGGACGGCCGGGCTGCCGCACATCCTGTCGCGCTTCTACACCGTGCCGACGGCGCGGGCCGCCCGCCGGTCGGTGGTGTGGGCGATCGGGCTGATCGGCGGCTTCTACCTGATGACCATCGTGCTGGGCTTCGGGGCGGCGGCGCTGCTCGGGCCGGAGCAGGTCAAGGCCTCCAACGCCTCGGGGAACACGGCGGTTCCGCTGCTCGCGGCGTTCCTGGGCGGAGGGGCCGAATCCACCGGCGGCGCGGTGCTGTTCGCCTTCGTGGCCGCCATCGCCTTCGCCACGATCCTCGCGGTGGTCGCGGGGATCACCCTGGCCTCCTCGGCCTCCGTCGCGCACGACCTGTACGCCTCGCTGAAGCGCCGTCACGCCCGGCAGCGCAGCGAGGTGACGGTGGCCCGGGTGGCCGCCGTCGGGATCGGGGCGGTGGCGATCGCGCTGGGACTGCTCGCGCAGGACCTCAACGTGGCGTTCCTGGTGGGGCTGGCCTTCGCGGTGGCGGCCTCGGCGAACCTGCCGGTGCTGCTGTACTCGCTGTTCTGGCGCGGCTTCACCACGCGGGGGGCCGTCTGGTCGGTGTACGGGGGCCTGGTCCCCGCGGTGCTGCTGGTCGTGCTCTCGCCGGTGGTCTCCGGAAGCCCCGAATCGCTGTTCCCGGGCGTGGACTTCCAGTACTTCCCGCTCCAGAACCCGGGCCTCGTGTCGATCCCGCTGGGCTTCCTGGCGGGCTGGCTGGGCACGGTCACCTCGGCGGAGGAGCCGGACGAGCGGCGGCACGCGGAGACGGAAGTCCGCTCCCTGACCGGCGCCGGGGCGGTCTAG
- a CDS encoding response regulator — MSATPDGIPGVSGGGADRGEPGDFDVLVVDDDMRVARINAAYVAKVPGFRVAARAHSAAQALALLDSRPVDLILLDHYLPDENGLDLVRRLRERGQHTDVIMVTAARDLATVQAAMRLGALQYLVKPFTFAGLRTRLEAYGALRRTLDTGGEAEQAEVDRIFGALAAAGAPNDLPKGHSPTTAELVRRILRTAEGPLSTQQIADLAGISRQTAQRYLKLLDRSGRVTLALRYGETGRPEHRYSWQPPATGPAPRPPAS; from the coding sequence ATGAGCGCGACCCCGGACGGGATCCCCGGCGTGTCCGGTGGCGGCGCCGACCGCGGTGAGCCCGGCGACTTCGACGTATTGGTCGTCGACGACGACATGCGTGTTGCCCGGATCAACGCGGCCTATGTGGCGAAGGTTCCCGGCTTCCGCGTGGCGGCCCGGGCCCATTCGGCGGCGCAGGCCCTGGCGCTCCTCGACTCCCGCCCGGTGGACCTGATCCTCCTCGACCACTACCTCCCGGACGAGAACGGCCTGGACCTGGTCCGGCGCCTGCGCGAACGCGGCCAACACACCGACGTCATCATGGTGACGGCCGCCCGCGACCTGGCCACCGTCCAGGCCGCGATGCGCCTCGGCGCCCTCCAGTACCTGGTCAAGCCCTTCACCTTCGCCGGCCTGCGCACCCGCCTGGAGGCCTACGGGGCCCTGCGCCGCACCCTGGACACGGGCGGCGAGGCCGAACAGGCGGAGGTCGACCGGATCTTCGGCGCCCTCGCCGCGGCCGGCGCCCCCAACGACCTCCCCAAGGGCCACTCCCCCACCACCGCCGAGCTGGTCCGCCGGATCCTGCGCACCGCCGAAGGCCCGCTCTCCACCCAGCAGATCGCCGACCTCGCGGGCATCAGCCGCCAGACCGCCCAGCGCTACCTCAAGCTCCTCGACCGCTCCGGCCGCGTCACCCTGGCCCTGCGCTACGGCGAGACGGGCCGCCCGGAACACCGCTACTCCTGGCAGCCCCCCGCCACCGGGCCCGCTCCCCGGCCCCCTGCGAGCTGA
- a CDS encoding sensor histidine kinase: MSARRLGLPRRAVSQILLTQLAIAAGVLALATGLFLAPLSAQLDDQAMRRALAIAQSAAADPALAAGLLASGPAADGPVQASAERLRRATGAEYVVVMDLAGIRRSHPSPDRIGRPVSTDPGDALAGREVMEIDEGTLGRSARGKVPLLAADGEIVGAVSVGIAYDSVQGRLLGAIPGLLAYAGGALAAGALAAYLLSRRIQRQTRDLAFSDIAGLLAEREAMLHSIREGVIALDREGRVRLVNDEAARLLGLAPDSAGAVAGRALDDVLGAGRTTDVLAGRVTGHDLLTVQGPRVLVANRMPTEDGGAVATLRDRTELEHLGRELDSTKGLIDALRAQDHEHANRLHTLLGLLELGLYEEAVEFVTEVVGVHRSTAEQVTEKIHDPLLAALLVGKATVAAERGVPLRLADRALLPDRLVDPGGLVTIVGNLVDNALDAAAGSLAPLVEVDIRAEGRTAVLLVRDSGPGVPAARREEIFTEGWSTKQPRAHRERGLGLALVRRLAERQGGTVRAGETADGGAEFSVVLPEALR, encoded by the coding sequence ATGAGCGCTCGGCGCCTCGGGCTGCCCAGACGGGCCGTCTCCCAGATCCTGCTGACCCAGCTGGCCATCGCCGCCGGGGTCCTCGCCCTGGCCACCGGACTGTTCCTGGCCCCGCTGAGCGCGCAGCTCGACGACCAGGCCATGCGGCGCGCACTGGCCATCGCCCAGAGCGCGGCGGCCGATCCGGCACTGGCCGCCGGCCTCCTCGCATCGGGGCCGGCTGCGGACGGCCCCGTGCAGGCCTCCGCCGAGCGGCTCCGTCGAGCCACCGGCGCCGAGTACGTGGTCGTCATGGACCTGGCCGGAATCCGCCGCTCGCACCCGAGCCCCGACCGGATCGGCCGGCCCGTCTCCACCGACCCCGGTGACGCCCTGGCGGGCCGCGAGGTCATGGAGATCGACGAGGGCACCCTGGGCCGCTCCGCACGCGGCAAGGTCCCGCTGCTCGCCGCCGACGGCGAGATCGTCGGCGCCGTCTCGGTCGGCATCGCCTACGACAGCGTCCAGGGCCGCCTGCTCGGCGCCATCCCGGGCCTCCTCGCGTACGCGGGCGGCGCCCTGGCGGCCGGGGCCCTCGCCGCCTACCTGCTCTCCCGCCGGATCCAGCGGCAGACCCGGGACCTGGCCTTCTCCGATATCGCGGGCCTGCTCGCCGAGCGCGAGGCCATGCTGCACTCCATCCGCGAAGGCGTGATCGCCCTCGACCGGGAAGGCCGGGTCCGGCTGGTCAACGACGAGGCGGCCCGACTGCTGGGCCTCGCGCCCGACTCCGCCGGCGCGGTCGCCGGGCGCGCTCTGGACGACGTACTCGGCGCGGGCCGCACCACCGACGTCCTGGCCGGCCGCGTCACCGGCCACGACCTGCTCACCGTCCAGGGCCCGCGGGTGCTGGTCGCCAACCGGATGCCCACCGAGGACGGCGGAGCCGTGGCCACCCTGCGCGACCGCACCGAGCTGGAGCACCTGGGCCGCGAGCTCGACTCCACCAAAGGCCTGATCGACGCCCTGCGCGCACAGGACCACGAACACGCCAACCGGCTCCACACCCTCCTCGGCCTGCTCGAACTGGGCCTGTACGAGGAGGCCGTGGAGTTCGTGACGGAGGTCGTCGGCGTGCACCGCAGCACGGCGGAGCAGGTCACCGAGAAGATCCACGACCCGCTGCTCGCCGCGCTGCTCGTCGGCAAGGCCACCGTCGCCGCCGAGCGCGGCGTCCCGCTGCGCCTGGCCGACCGCGCCCTGCTGCCCGACCGCCTCGTCGACCCGGGCGGGCTGGTCACCATCGTCGGCAACCTGGTCGACAACGCGCTGGACGCGGCGGCGGGCTCGCTCGCGCCTCTGGTGGAGGTCGACATCCGGGCGGAGGGCCGCACGGCCGTCCTGCTGGTCCGCGACAGCGGCCCCGGCGTCCCGGCGGCGCGCCGCGAGGAGATCTTCACCGAAGGCTGGTCGACCAAGCAGCCCCGGGCCCACCGCGAGCGCGGGCTCGGTCTCGCGCTGGTGCGGCGCCTGGCCGAGCGGCAGGGCGGCACGGTCCGGGCCGGCGAGACAGCGGACGGAGGGGCGGAATTCTCCGTCGTACTCCCGGAGGCCCTGCGATGA